In the Candidatus Cloacimonadota bacterium genome, ATTAAAGCTTCGATGGGGCATGTGCGCGATCTTCCCAAAAATAATTTTGGTGTAAATACAGCAGATGATTTTGATGCGAAATACATCATAGATCCCAAAAAACGCAAAGTAATTACCGAACTGAAAAAAGCTGCCAAAGAAGCAGATGAAATCTTTCTGGCGAGTGACCATGACCGTGAAGGAGAAGCTATTGCCTGGCATCTGGTTCAAGTGCTGAAAAAAGAGATATCAGAAAAACCTGTGCACCGAATCGTTTTTAACGAGATCACCAGAAATGCGATTCAGAAAGCAATGCAAAAACCAGGTACGATAGATGATAAAAAAGTGCAATCTCAACAAGCGCGACGTATTTTGGACAGGATCGTAGGCTACAATATAAGTCCGTTACTCTGGAAGATCATCACCAAAAATTTGAGTGCAGGCAGAGTGCAGTCTGTTGCACTACGCATAGTTTGTGAAAGAGAAGAAGAAATTATAAAATTCATTCCCAAGGAATATTGGAATATTGAAGCTATTCTATTCCGCGATCAACTGGAAGCTTTCAAAGCATCACTGCAGAAATTCAAAGGTAAGAAAGCAAAATTGAATGATAAAACATCTACAGATGAAGTTCTGCAAAACATAAAAGACAAACAATTTATAATTTCTAAAATAAAAGAATCAACACGTAAGATCCATCCTTCACCACCTTATATCACCAGCACATTGCAGCAGGATGCAGCAAGACTTTTGAGATTCTCTGCCAAAAGAACAATGCAGGTTGCTCAACAACTTTATGAAGGAATAGATCTGGATGGCGATACAGTTGGTTTGATAACTTATATGAGAACGGATTCGCTGCGAATAGCCAATGAAGCATTAAAATCTTGTAGAGCATTGGTAAAAGAACGTTACGGAGAAAAGAAACTTCATTCCAAAACTCGAGTTTACAAAACGAAAAGTAGTGCTCAAGATGCTCACGAAGCGATTCGAGCTACAAATCCATTTCATACTCCGGAATCGATCTCTAAATTCCTGAATAAAGATCAGATGAAACTTTACACGCTTATCTGGCAGAAATTCGTAGCAACTCAAATGATACCTGTAACTTTGAAATCAAAAAATCTGACAATAGAGATCGGTGATGCTGAATTTGGAGCAACAGGAAGCACAATAATTGAAAATGGATTTCTGGATGCTTTTCCTCACACCAGAGTTATCTTAGGAGAGAAGATCGATAAAGGTTATGCTGAAAAAGATGTTCTGGAATGTAAAAATCTGGATGCTATTCAGCAGTTTACCAAACCACCTTCCCGTTTTACCGAAGCTGCACTCATCAAAGAACTAGAATCTCTTGGAATTGGCAGGCCTTCTACTTATGCTACTATCACAAATACCATCCAGGTAAGAAAATACGTTTTTCTAAAAGAACGTAAATTCCATCCAACTGAACTGGGTTTGACTGTGAACAAATTCCTGGTTTCCAACTTTTCTGAATTCTTTAACGTAAAGTTTACAGCTGAAATGGAAGAGTGTCTGGATAAGATCGAATACGGAGAAGTTGATAAGGTTGAACTGCTTCGATCTTATTACAACTCGGTAAATGATTCGATTAAAAAAGTCGATTTTAAAGATGCCAAAAAAGAAGTGAGTGAAGAAACAGATATAGATTGTGATAAGTGTGGAAATAAAATGCATCTTAAATGGGGAAAGAACGGTCAGTTCCTGGCTTGTTCCAATTTTCCAGAATGTAAAAATATTAAGAATTTCACAAGAAATGACAATGGCAAGATCGAAATAGTGGAACCAGAAAAGATCGATGAAAAATGCCCGAAATGCGGGGGAGAGCTTATGCAGCGTTCCGGCAAGTACGGTGATTTTATTTCATGTTCCAACTTTCCAAAATGTAAATTTACCAAACCAATAACTCTCGGCATTAAATGCCCCGATTGTGAAGATGGTGAAATTACAGAAAAGAAAAATAAAAAAGGTAGATATTTCTATTCCTGCACGAATTACCCGAAATGCAAATTTATAACTAATTCCAAACCGGTTGATCTATCCTGTCCTTCTTGTGGAAATTACTATTTGGAAGAAAAAAATAACAAGAAAAAAGGTTCTTATAAAAAATGCCCGAAATGCGGGGAAGAAGTTTATTGATCGGATAAGATAAATGCATTTTATTGAAAGTGTCGGAAGCAGTTTTCAGAATATTTTTACTCACAAGCTGCGTTCATCATTAACTTTGCTGGGAATTGTGATCGGAGTTTTCGCTGTTGTTACTATGTTTTCCAGCGTTTATGGTTTAAAGCAGCTTATTACTGAAAAAATGGCAGATATGGGATGGAATAATTCGCTTATCATCTATCCCAGCAGTGGAGAAGAATCAGGACGTTCACGCCGAAGATTCCGTTTCCGTTATATTCGCCGAGAAGCAAAACCACTTACCTTTTCCGATTATGAAATGCTGAAAAGTGAGACAAGATCAAAATCAATTTATGGATACATAAATTCTTACGATAAATTTTATTATAATGAGATAGAAGGCAGAGTTCGCATAAGTGCTACAAATAATGAATTCTTTCAAAACAAAACCTATGTTTTACAGAAAGGACGTTTCTTTAATACATTTGAAGAAAGAAATGCAGTAAAGGTTTGTATTATCGGATATTATTTTGCCGATCGTTATTTCAAGCAGGATGATCCAATCGATAAAATGATCACAGTCGGTGAAAATCGCTATAAAATCATTGGAATTCTGGCAGAAGATATTTTAAACAAAGATGGAATGGATTTTAATCGCTGGGAAAGATATCATGATCTCAGGTCGGTTTATATTCCACTCTCCACAGGATCGATGTATTTAAGAAATGATAATGCGATAGATTATATTTATATTCAGGCTTATGATGGAAAATCGTTCTGGAAATTGAAGACACAGGTTACCCAGAAACTTCTGGCAAAGCACAAAATGACACGTGATTTCACCTTCAACGACGTGGGAGCATTGATGTATCAGATCACCAACGAAATAGGCGAAATGATGAAAAAATGGAATATCACCTTATCTGCCATAGCTTCTATCTCGCTGATCGTGGGTGGAATCGGACTTTTCAGTACATTGCTGATTTCTATAAATGAAAGAATGATGGAAATCGGAATACGAAAAAGTATTGGCGCTACTAATCTGGATATTCTCTTTCTTTTTTTGATGGAATCAATTATTTTAGCATTGTTGGGAAGTTTTGTTGGAATAGCAATTTCTACTGTGGTAGTTCAGATAATTGCCAAAGCGATCAATTTCAGTTTTCCAATTCCGATCGAAGGAGTATTGTTAGGGCTTGGTTTT is a window encoding:
- the topA gene encoding type I DNA topoisomerase — translated: MSKNLIIVESPAKAKTIGKFLHNKYNIKASMGHVRDLPKNNFGVNTADDFDAKYIIDPKKRKVITELKKAAKEADEIFLASDHDREGEAIAWHLVQVLKKEISEKPVHRIVFNEITRNAIQKAMQKPGTIDDKKVQSQQARRILDRIVGYNISPLLWKIITKNLSAGRVQSVALRIVCEREEEIIKFIPKEYWNIEAILFRDQLEAFKASLQKFKGKKAKLNDKTSTDEVLQNIKDKQFIISKIKESTRKIHPSPPYITSTLQQDAARLLRFSAKRTMQVAQQLYEGIDLDGDTVGLITYMRTDSLRIANEALKSCRALVKERYGEKKLHSKTRVYKTKSSAQDAHEAIRATNPFHTPESISKFLNKDQMKLYTLIWQKFVATQMIPVTLKSKNLTIEIGDAEFGATGSTIIENGFLDAFPHTRVILGEKIDKGYAEKDVLECKNLDAIQQFTKPPSRFTEAALIKELESLGIGRPSTYATITNTIQVRKYVFLKERKFHPTELGLTVNKFLVSNFSEFFNVKFTAEMEECLDKIEYGEVDKVELLRSYYNSVNDSIKKVDFKDAKKEVSEETDIDCDKCGNKMHLKWGKNGQFLACSNFPECKNIKNFTRNDNGKIEIVEPEKIDEKCPKCGGELMQRSGKYGDFISCSNFPKCKFTKPITLGIKCPDCEDGEITEKKNKKGRYFYSCTNYPKCKFITNSKPVDLSCPSCGNYYLEEKNNKKKGSYKKCPKCGEEVY
- a CDS encoding ABC transporter permease → MHFIESVGSSFQNIFTHKLRSSLTLLGIVIGVFAVVTMFSSVYGLKQLITEKMADMGWNNSLIIYPSSGEESGRSRRRFRFRYIRREAKPLTFSDYEMLKSETRSKSIYGYINSYDKFYYNEIEGRVRISATNNEFFQNKTYVLQKGRFFNTFEERNAVKVCIIGYYFADRYFKQDDPIDKMITVGENRYKIIGILAEDILNKDGMDFNRWERYHDLRSVYIPLSTGSMYLRNDNAIDYIYIQAYDGKSFWKLKTQVTQKLLAKHKMTRDFTFNDVGALMYQITNEIGEMMKKWNITLSAIASISLIVGGIGLFSTLLISINERMMEIGIRKSIGATNLDILFLFLMESIILALLGSFVGIAISTVVVQIIAKAINFSFPIPIEGVLLGLGFAFGIGLLSGLYPSIKASKIDPIKAIYYFE